CCGTTCCGGCATGGGGCACAATTGATGGCCGAGCAGCTCGGCGCGGTCAGGCATCACATCGCGAGTCTCGAGGTCGACGGCAAGGTCTACAACGTCTCGCTCAAGACCGCGTACGACGGGATCGAGCACATCGGCCGTCTGTGGTTCGGAGACGCATCCACCGACGAGATCGGGATCCGCGATCACGGCGCCATCCCGGGGCGCACGGTCGAGGAGGCGGTGTCGCTCGCGCAGCAACTGACCAAGGACAATCTCACGCGCCGCTTCCACCGCGCGCACGCCGAGAAGCGGCGGTACATCCGCCTGCGGCGCTCGGTCGAGGAGATCCTGGCCAAGGTGAAGTACATGAACCGCGTCGCGATCTCGATGCGGGGAGGCATGCTCGACGTCGACGCGGCGGAGCAGGAGCTCGATCTGGCGACCGACCAGATTCAGGACATCGTCTCCCGGCTGAAGGACGTGGCGGCATGACCGCACTTGACGCGACTCAGTCCCGAGGCACACCGTTCCGGCATGGGGCACAATTGATGGCCGAGCAGCTCGGCGCGGTCAGGCATCACATCGCGAGTCTCGAGGTCGACGGCAAGGTCTACAACGTCTCGCTCAAGACCGCGTACGACGGGATCGAGCACATCGGCCGTCTGTGGTTCGGAGACGCATCCACCGACGAGATCGGGATCCGCGATCACGGCGCCATCCCGGGGCGCACGGTCGAGGAGGCGGTGTCGCTCGCGCAGCAACTGACCAAGGACAATCTCACGCGCCGCTTCCACCGCGCGCACGCCGAGAAGCGCGGGTACGTCAAGCTGCGCCGCAACGTGGACGAGATCCTCGCGAAGGTGAAGTACATGAACCGCGTCGCGATCTCGATGCGCGGCGGGATGCTGGACAACGAAGGCGCGGCCCAGGAGTTGGACATCATCACGAAACAGCTGCAGGTCATCGTGAAGCGGCTCAAGGACGTCGCCGGAGTGGAAGGCTAGGACCAGCGGCGATCCGCATGGACTCCCGGACCGCGGCGCACGTACTGGCGCAGATCGGCGGGCTCCTGGAGCTGCACGGTGAGGACAGATTCAAATCGCGCGCGTATCACATCGCCGCGCGCGCCGTGCTCGGAACCGACGCCGACGACATAACCCCGCTGTACAAGTCGGGCGAGCTGCGCAAGCTGCCCGGCGTCGGCGCCGCGACGTTCTCCGTCCTGCGCGAGCTGGTCGAGACGGGCGACTCCTCCTACTTCGAGCGGCTCCGCGAGAACACGCCCGAGGGACTCCTGGAGATGCTGCGCGTCCCCGGGATGGGGACAGCGAAGATCCGGCTGATCCACGAAGGGCTCGGCGTCGAGACGGTGCAGCAGCTCGAGGAGGCGGCGCGCGACGGCCGGCTCGCCAGGCTCCCGCGCTTCGGGCCGAAGACGGCGGAAAAGATTCTCAAGGGGATCGCGTTCCTGAAGGAGACAGGGGCGCTCCTGCTGTTCCCGCACGCGTTCGCCGAGGCCCAGCGCGTGCTCGCCGGCGTCCGGCGGCATCCCGACGTGGTGCGCGCCGAGATCGCGGGCTCCGTGCGGCGGCGCCGGGAAATCATCGCCGACATCGACATCGTCGCCGCGTGCTCGGCCGATCCCGCGGCCGTCGCCGCGTCCTTCGCGCACGCGCCCGGCGTGCGCAGCGCGGTCGGCGCCGGCCAGGCGTCGGTCTCCATCAGGTACGTCGACGGCACGCGGGTGGACCTGCGCTGCGTGGAGCCGTCCGCGTTCGCCGTCGCGCTCTGGCGCGGCACCGGGAGCGCGGCCCACATCGACGAGGTCGTCGCCGCGTTGGAGAGAAAGGGACTCACTCTCGCCGGGGACGAGCTGCGCCGCAACGGCGCCACGCTGCCCGTGATCGACGAGACGGAGCTGTTCGCCGCGGCGGGGCTCGCGTTCATCGAGCCCGAGCTGCGCGAGGCGCGCGGCGAGGTCGGCGCCGCCGCGTCGGGCACGCTGCCGGCACTCGTCGTCGAGAGCGACATCCAGGGAGTGCTGCACTGCCACTCCCAGTACTCCGATGGCGGCGCGACGATAGCCGAGATGGCGGCGGCCGCGCGGGCGCACGGCTGGAAGTACCTGGGAATCTCGGACCACTCCGTGTCGGCCTTCTACGCCGGCGGCCTCAAGCCGGACGCGATCCGGCGGCAGCACGACGAGATCGACGAGCTGAATGCCGCGGCGGGCGACTTCGTGGTGCTCAAGGGAATCGAGGCCGACATTCTCGCCGACGGCCGCGTGGATTACGACGAGCACGTGCTGGCGCAGTTCGACTACGTGATCGGCTCGGTGCATTCGCGTTTTTCCATGAGCGGGCCGGAGATGACCGGGCGCGTGCTGCGCGCGCTGGACGATCCGTACCTCACCATCCTCGGCCACCCCACCGGCCGCCTGCTGCTCACGCGCGAGCCGTACCAGATCGACATGACCGCCGTGATCGAGAAGGCCGCGGAGCGGGGCGTCGTGCTGGAGCTGAACGCCGACCCGCACCGGCTGGACCTCGACTGGACGTACTGCCACGAAGCGAAGAAGCGCGGCGTGCGGATCGAGATCGGCCCGGACGCGCACTCGACCCACGGTCTCGATAACGTCGAGCTCGGCGTCGCCATCGCGCGCAAAGGGTGGCTGGAGAAAGGCGACGTGCTGAACTGCGGCTCGGCGGCGGAAGTCGTCGCCCACGCCCGCCGGCACCGCGGCTCGTGAAGCGCGCCGCTGGCGCCGCTGGCGCCGCTCCTCCGCGGCGCCGCAGGACGGCGGCCGGGCTGCGCGAGCACACGCTCCTGACAATCCGGCGGCTCAAGAAGGAGTATCCCGGCGCGCACTGCGAGCTGGACTTCGAGTCGCCGTTCCAGCTCCTCGTCGCGACGATCCTGAGCGCGCAGTGTACCGACAAGCGCGTCAACATGGTGACGCCGAAGCTGTTCGCGGCCTATCCGACTCCGAAGAAGATGGCGGAGGCGCCCCCGGAGAAGGTCGAGGAGATCATCAAGTCCACCGGGTTTTTCCGCGCAAAGACGAAGAGCCTCCAGGGGATGTCCGCCGCGTTGGTCGAGCAGCACGGCGGCAAGGTGCCGGACAGCATGGACGAGCTGACGTCGCTGCGCGGCGTGGGCCGGAAGACCGCCAACGTCGTGCTGGGGAACGCGTTCGAGAAGGCCGAGGGGATCGTGGTGGACACGCACGTGGGGCGTGTGAGCGTCCGGCTGGGGCTGACCCACGAGACAGATGCGGTGAAGGTCGAGGAGAAGCTGATGGCCCTGGTGCCGCGGCGGGATTGGACGATCTTCTCCCACCTGCTAATCTTTCACGGCCGGCGCGTGTGCGTCGCCCGGCTGCCGCGCTGCGGCGTCTGCGTACTGAACGATGTGTGCCCGTCCAGAAGAGTGGTGACTAGTGACTAGTGACTAGTGACTAGTAACTGCTGCAACACCCGCCGTTTCCGCGTTTTTCCGTTCTTTCCGCTTCCACTAGTCACTAGTCACTAGTCACCAGTCACCAGCCAGCCATGTCCACCACTACTGCCCCTCGCT
This Gemmatimonadaceae bacterium DNA region includes the following protein-coding sequences:
- the polX gene encoding DNA polymerase/3'-5' exonuclease PolX, whose amino-acid sequence is MDSRTAAHVLAQIGGLLELHGEDRFKSRAYHIAARAVLGTDADDITPLYKSGELRKLPGVGAATFSVLRELVETGDSSYFERLRENTPEGLLEMLRVPGMGTAKIRLIHEGLGVETVQQLEEAARDGRLARLPRFGPKTAEKILKGIAFLKETGALLLFPHAFAEAQRVLAGVRRHPDVVRAEIAGSVRRRREIIADIDIVAACSADPAAVAASFAHAPGVRSAVGAGQASVSIRYVDGTRVDLRCVEPSAFAVALWRGTGSAAHIDEVVAALERKGLTLAGDELRRNGATLPVIDETELFAAAGLAFIEPELREARGEVGAAASGTLPALVVESDIQGVLHCHSQYSDGGATIAEMAAAARAHGWKYLGISDHSVSAFYAGGLKPDAIRRQHDEIDELNAAAGDFVVLKGIEADILADGRVDYDEHVLAQFDYVIGSVHSRFSMSGPEMTGRVLRALDDPYLTILGHPTGRLLLTREPYQIDMTAVIEKAAERGVVLELNADPHRLDLDWTYCHEAKKRGVRIEIGPDAHSTHGLDNVELGVAIARKGWLEKGDVLNCGSAAEVVAHARRHRGS
- the nth gene encoding endonuclease III, yielding MKRAAGAAGAAPPRRRRTAAGLREHTLLTIRRLKKEYPGAHCELDFESPFQLLVATILSAQCTDKRVNMVTPKLFAAYPTPKKMAEAPPEKVEEIIKSTGFFRAKTKSLQGMSAALVEQHGGKVPDSMDELTSLRGVGRKTANVVLGNAFEKAEGIVVDTHVGRVSVRLGLTHETDAVKVEEKLMALVPRRDWTIFSHLLIFHGRRVCVARLPRCGVCVLNDVCPSRRVVTSD